Proteins from a genomic interval of Diospyros lotus cultivar Yz01 chromosome 6, ASM1463336v1, whole genome shotgun sequence:
- the LOC127804776 gene encoding agamous-like MADS-box protein AGL103: protein MVKKAAMEGETTDQARAKASRTFKKRKDCVKKKTMELATLCGTKACVVCFGPNGELETWPENPSDVRAVLQMHDDYARNGRRGSKINDNAELKSVEAALTEKGFSGWEDRWLRGLSKEELANFLESVEDKLRGVEARIEFLEKITIEQQNWFAMNESYDEMAAAEMMIGSLWPQPLQAVNYESTLAEPAEFGYFGDDPMFAIGTSTWALLNCYGDNYGSSGCAWYW, encoded by the coding sequence ATGGTGAAGAAGGCGGCCATGGAAGGTGAGACCACAGACCAGGCGAGAGCCAAAGCGAGTAGGACcttcaagaaaagaaaggatTGCGTCAAGAAGAAGACGATGGAGTTGGCCACGCTCTGCGGCACCAAGGCCTGCGTCGTCTGCTTCGGCCCAAACGGCGAGTTGGAGACATGGCCGGAGAACCCCTCCGACGTCCGAGCCGTTCTCCAGATGCACGACGACTACGCCAGGAACGGCCGGCGGGGCAGCAAAATCAACGATAACGCCGAATTGAAGTCTGTGGAGGCCGCTTTAACGGAGAAGGGGTTTTCCGGTTGGGAGGATCGCTGGCTTAGAGGCTTGTCCAAGGAAGAACTGGCGAATTTTCTGGAGTCGGTGGAGGACAAGTTACGGGGCGTCGAGGCCAGAATCGAGTTCTTGGAGAAGATAACGATCGAACAGCAAAACTGGTTCGCGATGAATGAGAGTTATGATGAGATGGCCGCAGCGGAGATGATGATTGGCAGCCTGTGGCCGCAGCCGTTGCAGGCCGTGAATTACGAATCTACACTTGCCGAGCCGGCGGAATTTGGTTATTTCGGTGATGATCCGATGTTCGCCATTGGAACTTCTACTTGGGCATTGTTGAATTGCTATGGAGACAATTATGGAAGCAGCGGCTGCGCTTGGTACTGGTGA